In Ignavibacteriales bacterium, the sequence ATAATATCAACGAAATATATTCTAGTGCCGTTTCCATTAAATAATCTTGTGTTTTAGATAATGCGGTTGCAAATGGAAACGAGCACTACTGCCTTTTTTATTATTTGTTTAATAAAAACACAAGATTTCTTTTTAGAAGTGGCACTAGCTAGGAGTTTTTGCACCGGGGCGTAACGAACCATTTCGTGACGCTGAGTCAATGAAAACAATTCTTTTTTTTGTGTCACGGTACGCCTGCCCCGTGTATTTTACGGGGGACCGTGACACCCAAGGAGTTTTTATGAGCGTTGTACTTCCAAACAAATATGAGCATCGCAATAAATTAGAACAGCGAGGCGTGCTCTGCATTACCGAAGAAGAAGCCAATCGTGCTGACATTCGCCCGCTGCGGGTCGGCATTCTGAACATTATGCCGAAGGGTGAGACATACGAACCGATTGTTCTCTATCCGCTCAGCCGCTCGATTATCCAAATAGAGCCGGTTTGGATCCGGCTGCATTCGCACAGCTATAAGAGCAGCGATCATGATCATCTTGATCTCTTTTACGATTACTTCGAGAACTCTATTGCCAATGCTCCACTGGACGGGCTTCTTCTCACCGGTGCGCCGGTAGAGGAATTTGCTTACGAAGATGTTCATTACTGGAATGAGATTATGAGCATCTTGAAATTTGCGCAGCAGAACATCACTTCCACACTCGGAATCTGCTGGGGCGGCATGGCGCTGGCAAAAATGCTGGGGATTGAAAAGGAAATATTCAAGGATAAACTCTTTGGTGCATTCGAGACGCGCAATCTTGACCGCTCGCACCCTGTGACCGGAGAGTTAGATGATGTGTTTTGGTGCGCGCAAAGCAGGCATTCCGGAATTTCCGATCATGTATTGGAAGATGAACAGAAGCGCGGAAAAATCAACCTGCTCGCTCATTCCGAGAATGGCGGTTACACTATCTTCGAGAGCGTCGACCATCGCTACCTGATGCACTTAGGGCATCCCGAATATGAAGCACAGCGGCTTGTGGAAGAATACCAAAGAGATGCATCGGCCGGAAGAAAAGACGTTCAGCTGCCTGCTAATATAGATATTAACAATCCGATTAATCGCTGGCGAAGTCATGGATTAGAGTTTTTCGCGCAATGGATTCGATTCATTTACGAACCCATAACCGGGAAAACAAAATAAGAACCTCCGGCAGGTAAAGACCCTTCACTTCTCCGTTTTGTTTTTATCCAGATGAATGTTGAAGAACATCGTCGCAACGGGGTAATTGCTGATATTGAGTGCATACATTCCGATTTCACCATGGTCTCTTCTGAGGTATACATCGACCTGAGTCGATTCTCGTTTTCCACCTGATGAATAGTTCATCGTGCCCTGACCCGGCAATCCAAAGCGAAAATCAATTGAATCTTTATCAGCAAAGTATTCCTTAAGGAGACTTATTGCTGCGATACTGGAGATGCTTTGATACAGCGAGTCCTCAATCCTCATTGTTATACCTGACTGTATCATATCTTCGATAGAGGCAGGGTAACCATCACGAATTGCCCGTTCAATCCTAAAAAGTGCAGATTCAACATTTCGTGGAACACCGGGCTGCGAGAAAACTTGTGCAGAACAAAGTAGGATTAGCACTCCCATAAGAAGTGTCTTCATAGCTTACATCCTCCTATCATATTTCTATATGATAGTAAGACGCTATAAAGTACATTTTAGTTCCGATGACGAAAAACCTATCCTCGCTCTTACTTGAAAAGGTTGGCAACCACTTCTTTGAGGTACTGGTCTCGAATCTTGCCGTCAGGACAGTTAATAACACCACAGATATATCGATTGATTACCTGCAGTCCAATCAATCCATTATGCGGGTCACGAATCTGATATTTATCCGATTCAAGTTTTGTCACGGCTTCCTTTGGAATAGTATTGAGATATTTTGTAAGCATCTCATTTGCCTTTTCCGACGCCGCCGACTCAATCACAAATATTTTGGATGCAGTGCTGTCTTTGTACAGAACCGTGTAGGCAGAATTCATAAAACTGTATCCAAGAAAATTACGGGCAACGTACTGTTCGGTATTCGGCCGCTTCCCCTCTGCTGGAAACACCTGAAAGAGTTTAGGCATTACATTGTTTTGCTTCAAGTGCTCTACAAGCATTCTGCCAATGATCAGCATCGCCTCTTGTGGTTTGCTTCCCGTTTGATACGTTGAGAGCTTGATGTAATAAGAACCGGTGAGGAAATTCAGTACACCTTGCTGATGATATCCCTGCACACCTAATTGAATGAAGTTGTATCCCGTATCCCGTTCTTGAGAATACATGCCAAACGCGTCCACATCCGAAGCGTGTCTGTACAATTCCGTTTTCACTTCTATGCTATCTATGCTGAGATAACGTGCAATATGAAGATCGACAAA encodes:
- a CDS encoding homoserine O-succinyltransferase, which translates into the protein MSVVLPNKYEHRNKLEQRGVLCITEEEANRADIRPLRVGILNIMPKGETYEPIVLYPLSRSIIQIEPVWIRLHSHSYKSSDHDHLDLFYDYFENSIANAPLDGLLLTGAPVEEFAYEDVHYWNEIMSILKFAQQNITSTLGICWGGMALAKMLGIEKEIFKDKLFGAFETRNLDRSHPVTGELDDVFWCAQSRHSGISDHVLEDEQKRGKINLLAHSENGGYTIFESVDHRYLMHLGHPEYEAQRLVEEYQRDASAGRKDVQLPANIDINNPINRWRSHGLEFFAQWIRFIYEPITGKTK